Proteins encoded within one genomic window of Synechococcus sp. PCC 7335:
- a CDS encoding glycosyltransferase family 4 protein produces the protein MGLKPNLVFVNINFQSQNKSQRLKLGVVANEFFDRKLGRMGGFGWATQQVAKCFNESPDLGVDLVFISGERVALQAKDKSLVHGTKLISTSRNTIHFVRQLWAEKIDILLSIDYRPNYFPIFSALPRTPIIIWVRDPRPPEDMKKIQTVRIPGNSELPQGLTTPDCTSLSRVAKMSKISRRPILFGTPATFLRQKVSGTYGLAPSEVKLLPNIIDLDPGQISKSEKPSVVFLARLDPYKRPWLFLELAHHFPEVDFIFLGQPHFMGKGAWEPQNLPKNIFLKGHVQGAEKIEILSSAWVLINTSIHEGLAVSFQEALRCETPLLSCVNPEEVVSRFGIYVGRYDGDGLAGLPNFINDLKKLLDNHELRTRLGKEGREWVEKTHTKDKFLETFRECCKEAKVL, from the coding sequence ATGGGTCTGAAACCCAATCTTGTATTTGTGAATATTAACTTTCAAAGTCAAAATAAAAGTCAACGCTTAAAGCTAGGCGTAGTAGCTAACGAATTTTTTGACCGGAAATTAGGGCGAATGGGAGGCTTTGGTTGGGCTACTCAGCAAGTGGCTAAATGCTTTAACGAAAGCCCTGACTTGGGCGTAGATCTTGTGTTCATCTCAGGTGAAAGAGTTGCATTACAAGCAAAGGATAAGTCCCTCGTTCACGGCACAAAACTAATATCGACCTCTCGGAACACAATCCATTTTGTAAGGCAGCTATGGGCAGAAAAGATTGACATTCTTTTATCCATTGATTATCGCCCTAATTATTTTCCTATTTTTTCTGCTTTACCCCGCACTCCGATCATAATTTGGGTGAGAGATCCGCGTCCACCTGAAGATATGAAAAAGATACAGACGGTGCGTATCCCGGGAAATTCTGAGCTACCTCAAGGATTGACTACTCCAGATTGTACTTCCCTAAGCAGAGTGGCTAAGATGTCGAAAATATCCAGGCGACCTATTTTGTTTGGTACGCCCGCTACTTTCTTGCGGCAGAAAGTTTCAGGCACTTACGGCTTAGCCCCATCTGAAGTCAAGCTACTGCCGAATATTATTGACCTTGATCCTGGCCAAATAAGTAAAAGCGAAAAACCTAGTGTGGTCTTCTTAGCAAGATTAGATCCGTACAAACGTCCTTGGTTGTTCCTTGAACTTGCGCATCATTTTCCAGAAGTCGATTTTATCTTCCTAGGGCAGCCTCACTTTATGGGGAAAGGTGCTTGGGAGCCACAGAACTTACCCAAAAATATTTTCTTAAAGGGACATGTTCAAGGTGCAGAAAAAATCGAAATTCTATCTTCTGCATGGGTTTTGATAAATACATCTATTCATGAAGGGTTAGCTGTCAGTTTTCAGGAAGCACTTCGATGCGAAACTCCTCTACTCAGTTGTGTCAATCCCGAAGAAGTTGTTTCTCGCTTTGGTATCTATGTAGGTCGTTATGACGGTGATGGGTTAGCAGGGCTCCCAAACTTTATCAACGACCTGAAAAAGCTTCTGGACAATCATGAGCTACGCACTCGTTTAGGCAAAGAGGGTCGAGAATGGGTTGAGAAAACGCATACTAAAGACAAGTTTTTGGAAACCTTTAGAGAGTGCTGTAAAGAGGCAAAAGTTCTTTAA
- the carB gene encoding carbamoyl-phosphate synthase large subunit, producing the protein MPRRNDLKKIMLIGSGPIVIGQACEFDYSGTQACKALREEGYEVVLVNSNPATIMTDPDIADRTYIEPLTADLLEQVIVRERPDALLPTMGGQTALNLAVELAKCGVLDKYGVELIGAKLEAIEKAEDRKLFKEAMLKIGVGVCPSGLAETMDESWEINQQIGSYPLIIRPAFTMGGSGGGIAYNKEEFETICRSGLEASPVSQILIEQSLLGWKEYELEVMRDLADNVVIICSIENIDPMGVHTGDSITVAPAQTLTDKEYQRLRDASIKIIREIGVETGGSNIQFSVNPDTGDVIVIEMNPRVSRSSALASKATGFPIAKFAAKLAVGYRLNEISNDITKKTPASFEPTIDYVVTKVPRFAFEKFPGSSSTLTTQMKSVGEAMAIGRTFTESFQKALRSLETGRAGWGCDRSEKLPTLSQVRSDLRRPHPERIFAVHHAMKLGLSVEEIYELTAIDPWFLDKFASLITIEKFLRQTPLPDINKSQLLAIKQEGFSDRQIAFATRSHEDTVREYRKSLDVVPVYKMVDTCAAEFESTTPYYYSTYEEESEVLPSDRRKVMILGGGPNRIGQGIEFDYCCCHASFALQADDYETIMVNSNPETVSTDYDTSDRLYFEPLTKEDVLNIVEAENPDGVIIQFGGQTPLKLAVPLQDYLDSGASEEIKTKIWGTSPDSIDAAEDRERFEQMLRELDIRQPPNGLARSNEEALKVAREIDYPVVVRPSYVLGGRAMEIVYSDEDLVRYMTTAVQVEPDHPILIDKFLENAIEVDVDAIADRTGTAVIGGIMEHIEQAGIHSGDSACTLPTVSLSEAALATIRDWTFKLAKRLNVIGLMNIQYAIRGEQVYIIEANPRASRTVPFVSKATGARLAQLAVRVMSGKTLTDLGLTEEIIPAYLSVKEAVLPFNKFTGTDTLLGPEMRSTGEVMGIDTSFGQAYAKAELAAGQILPQSGTVFISVNDRDKAAVIPIAKEFVEAGFGIVATSGTHRTISEAGVDVESILKIHEGRPHVGDAIKNQTIQLIVNSPVGEAAQEDDRILRRTALDYKIPTVTTLAGAKATLAAIRSLKENQLTVKALQDHLA; encoded by the coding sequence ATGCCCCGTCGAAACGACCTCAAAAAGATAATGCTCATTGGTTCTGGCCCGATTGTGATTGGCCAGGCCTGTGAGTTTGACTACTCTGGAACTCAAGCCTGTAAGGCGCTGCGAGAAGAAGGGTATGAGGTTGTGCTGGTCAACTCTAATCCAGCAACGATCATGACTGATCCTGATATCGCTGATCGCACTTACATAGAACCCCTGACAGCTGACTTATTAGAACAGGTGATTGTTCGAGAACGGCCAGACGCGTTGCTGCCTACGATGGGCGGTCAAACCGCGCTAAACCTTGCGGTAGAACTGGCTAAGTGTGGCGTCTTAGACAAATACGGTGTCGAGCTAATTGGGGCAAAGCTAGAAGCCATCGAAAAAGCCGAAGATCGCAAATTGTTTAAAGAGGCCATGCTTAAAATTGGCGTTGGCGTCTGTCCCTCTGGGCTCGCTGAGACAATGGATGAGTCTTGGGAAATTAACCAGCAAATTGGCTCATATCCACTCATTATTCGTCCGGCCTTTACGATGGGCGGCAGCGGCGGTGGGATTGCCTACAACAAAGAAGAGTTTGAAACAATCTGTCGCTCAGGGCTAGAAGCGAGTCCGGTTTCTCAGATCTTAATCGAGCAGTCTTTATTGGGATGGAAAGAATATGAGCTAGAAGTGATGCGTGATCTAGCCGATAACGTTGTGATTATCTGCTCTATTGAGAATATTGATCCCATGGGTGTTCATACTGGCGACTCGATCACGGTTGCCCCTGCCCAGACCCTAACGGACAAAGAATATCAGCGCCTGCGCGATGCCTCGATCAAAATTATCCGTGAGATTGGCGTAGAAACAGGTGGCTCGAACATTCAGTTTTCGGTCAATCCAGATACTGGTGATGTCATCGTTATTGAGATGAATCCTCGGGTTTCTCGGAGTTCGGCCTTAGCGTCTAAAGCCACTGGATTCCCGATTGCCAAATTTGCGGCTAAGCTCGCGGTCGGCTATCGCCTAAATGAAATCTCTAATGACATCACCAAAAAGACACCCGCTAGCTTTGAGCCTACGATTGACTATGTGGTCACTAAAGTTCCTCGGTTCGCTTTTGAGAAATTCCCAGGTTCGTCTTCAACATTGACTACACAGATGAAATCTGTTGGCGAGGCGATGGCGATTGGTCGAACGTTTACAGAATCTTTTCAAAAGGCACTGCGATCGCTAGAAACAGGTCGAGCTGGCTGGGGGTGCGATCGCTCTGAGAAGCTACCGACGCTTTCCCAGGTTCGCAGCGACTTACGCCGTCCTCATCCAGAGCGGATCTTTGCTGTTCATCATGCGATGAAGTTAGGGCTATCGGTCGAGGAAATCTACGAACTTACTGCTATTGATCCCTGGTTTTTAGACAAGTTTGCGAGCTTGATCACGATCGAAAAGTTCCTTAGGCAGACGCCTTTGCCTGATATTAATAAGTCGCAACTGCTAGCTATTAAGCAAGAAGGCTTTAGCGATAGACAAATCGCCTTTGCCACGCGATCTCATGAAGACACCGTCCGTGAGTATCGCAAGTCGCTTGACGTTGTTCCTGTCTATAAGATGGTCGATACTTGCGCTGCTGAGTTCGAATCTACTACACCCTATTACTACTCGACTTACGAAGAAGAGAGTGAAGTTCTTCCTTCTGATCGCCGCAAGGTGATGATCTTGGGAGGGGGGCCTAATCGGATTGGTCAGGGCATCGAGTTTGACTACTGTTGCTGCCATGCTTCTTTTGCGTTGCAGGCTGATGACTATGAGACGATTATGGTCAACTCTAACCCGGAGACAGTCTCGACCGACTACGACACCAGCGATCGCCTCTACTTTGAGCCCTTGACCAAAGAAGATGTGCTCAACATTGTTGAAGCGGAAAATCCTGACGGTGTGATTATCCAGTTCGGCGGTCAAACCCCCCTCAAGCTTGCTGTTCCCTTGCAAGACTACTTAGACAGTGGTGCCTCTGAAGAGATCAAAACCAAAATTTGGGGGACCTCTCCTGATTCGATTGACGCGGCTGAAGACCGCGAACGTTTTGAGCAAATGTTGCGCGAGCTTGATATTCGTCAGCCGCCTAATGGGCTTGCTCGCAGCAATGAAGAAGCTCTCAAAGTGGCCCGAGAGATTGACTATCCTGTTGTCGTTCGTCCTAGCTACGTGCTAGGCGGTCGCGCGATGGAAATTGTCTATTCTGACGAAGATCTTGTTCGCTACATGACGACTGCTGTGCAGGTAGAGCCCGACCATCCCATTTTGATCGATAAGTTTCTAGAAAATGCGATTGAGGTGGATGTCGATGCGATCGCAGATCGCACTGGCACGGCTGTCATTGGCGGCATTATGGAGCATATTGAGCAAGCGGGTATTCACTCTGGTGACTCCGCCTGCACTCTACCTACCGTTAGTCTTTCTGAGGCGGCCCTTGCCACTATCCGCGACTGGACCTTCAAACTTGCAAAGCGTCTTAATGTTATTGGTCTGATGAACATCCAATACGCTATTCGAGGCGAACAGGTTTATATCATTGAGGCTAACCCTCGCGCCTCGCGCACGGTTCCTTTCGTTTCTAAAGCCACAGGCGCACGCCTCGCTCAGCTTGCCGTTCGGGTCATGTCTGGTAAAACCCTTACTGACCTTGGCCTGACCGAAGAGATTATTCCGGCTTACCTGTCTGTTAAAGAAGCCGTTCTTCCCTTCAATAAATTCACGGGCACCGATACATTACTAGGCCCAGAGATGCGCTCTACAGGGGAAGTTATGGGCATTGATACCAGCTTTGGCCAAGCCTATGCTAAGGCGGAGCTAGCCGCCGGTCAAATCCTGCCTCAGTCAGGTACCGTCTTTATCTCTGTCAATGACAGGGACAAAGCAGCAGTGATCCCTATCGCCAAAGAGTTTGTCGAAGCAGGGTTTGGTATTGTTGCCACCAGCGGCACCCACCGCACTATCAGCGAAGCCGGTGTTGACGTTGAGTCCATCCTCAAGATCCATGAGGGTCGCCCTCACGTAGGCGACGCTATCAAAAACCAAACCATCCAGCTAATTGTCAATTCTCCGGTTGGAGAAGCCGCGCAAGAAGACGATCGTATCTTGCGCCGCACCGCTCTTGACTATAAGATTCCAACCGTTACTACTCTCGCTGGTGCCAAAGCCACTCTTGCTGCAATCCGATCTCTAAAAGAGAATCAGCTAACTGTCAAAGCACTACAAGATCATTTGGCCTGA